In Apteryx mantelli isolate bAptMan1 chromosome 18, bAptMan1.hap1, whole genome shotgun sequence, a single window of DNA contains:
- the PSMF1 gene encoding proteasome inhibitor PI31 subunit — protein sequence MAGLEALYASARAAISCPQDALLCGIHWELVRHGYRCLGAGEQPGPDERKSELLPAGWQANKELYTLRYKSTDDSRELLLKAIMVEDSMILNVMDRSSQKVADVTLTVADYINPEHLDDFHKVYKNTEELKTRIASGIIAPFGAPTEKAKKEPQAEKKDPAFPRDYDPLRVPPRQPAGTREPSWPSPMGPFSVGGEDLDPLGGRGGGMIVDPLRSGFPRPGLDPSAGLPSRLPPGAVPPGARFDPFGPLGANTSGPNPDHLPPPGYEDMFM from the exons atGGCGGGGCTGGAGGCGCTCTACGCCTCGGCGCGGGCCGCCATCTCCTGCCCGCAGGACGCGCTGCTCTGCGGCATCCACTGGGAGCTGGTGCGGCACGGCTACCGCTGCCTGGGCGCCGGCGAGCAG CCAGGTCCTGATGAAAGGAAGTCAGAACTGCTGCCAGCCGGCTGGCAGGCCAACAAGGAGCTGTATACGCTGCGGTACAAGTCCACGGACGATTCCCGCGAGCTGCTGCTGAAGGCAATCATGGTGGAAGACAGCATGATCCTCAATGTCATG GATCGCAGCTCTCAGAAGGTGGCAGATGTGACCTTGACGGTGGCCGATTACATCAACCCTGAGCACCTGGACGATTTCCACAA ggTGTACAAGAACACCGAGGAGCTGAAGACGAGGATTGCTTCGGGCATCATTGCCCCCTTTGGGGCCCCCACAGAAAAGGCCAAAAAGGAGCCCCAGGCTGAGAAGAAGGATCCTGCCTTCCCCCGGGACTACGACCCTCTCAGGGTCCCTCCCCGGCAGCCGGCAGGCACAAGAGAGCCGTCCTG GCCTTCCCCCATGGGCCCCTTCTCTGTTGGTGGGGAAGACCTGGATCCTTTGGG AGGTCGGGGTGGAGGAATGATCGTTGATCCTCTCAGATCTGGGTTCCCACGGCCTGGCCTAGACCCATCTGCAGGTCTCCCAAGCCGGCTTCCCCCAGGAGCAGTTCCACCAGGTGCCAGATTTGACCCCTTTGGTCCGTTAGGGGCCAACACATCCGG GCCAAATCCAGACCACCTTCCCCCTCCAGGCTATGAGGACATGTTCATGTGA